A genome region from Tursiops truncatus isolate mTurTru1 chromosome 15, mTurTru1.mat.Y, whole genome shotgun sequence includes the following:
- the ATXN2L gene encoding ataxin-2-like protein isoform X11, whose product MLKPQPPQQTSQPQQPPPTQQAVARRPPGGTSPPNGGLPGPLASTSAPPGPPAAASPCLGPAAAAGSGLRRGAESILAPPPPQQQHQERPGAAAIGSARGQSTGKGPPQSPVFEGVYNNSRMLHFLTAVVGSTCDVKVKNGTTYEGIFKTLSSKFELAVDAVHRKASEPAGGPRREDIVDTMVFKPSDVMLVHFRNVDFNYATKDKFTDSAIAMNSKVNGEHKEKVLQRWEGGDSNSDDYDLESDMSNGWDPNEMFKFNEENYGIKTTYDSSLSSYTVPLEKDNSEEFRQRELRAAQLAREIESSPQYRLRIAMENDDGRTEEEKHSAVQRQGSGRESPSLASREGKYIPLPQRVREGPRGGVRCSSSRGGRPGLSSLPPRGPHHLDNSSPGPGSETRGINGGPSRMSPKAQRPLRGAKTLSSPSSRPSGEASVPPPPAVGRMYPPRSPKSAAPAPISASCPEPPIGSAVPTSSASIPVTSSVGDPGVGSISPASPKISLAPTDVKELPAKEPGRTLESQELSRIAGKVPGLQNEQKRFQLEELRKFGAQFKLQPSSSPETSLDPFPPRILKEEAKGKEKEVDGLLASEPMGSPVSSKTESISDKEDKPPLPPAGGAEGPDQPPPPCPSQTSSPPVGLIKGDDKDEGPVAEQVKKSTLNPNAKEFNPTKPLLSVNKSTSTPTSPGPRTHSTPSIPVLTAGQSGLYSPQYISYIPQIHMGPAVQAPQMYPYPVSNSVPGQQGKYRGAKGSLPPQRSDQHQPASAPPMMQAAAAAGPPLVAATPYSSYIPYNPQQFPGQPAMMQPMAHYPSQPVFAPMLQSNPRMLTSGSHPQAIVSSSTPQYPSAEQPTPQALYATVHQSYPHHATQLHAHQPQPATTPTGSQPQSQHAAPSPVQHQAGQAPHLGSGQPQQNLYHPGALTGTPPSLPPGPSAQSPQSSFPQPAAVYAIHAHQQLPHGFTNMAHVTQAHVQTGITAAPPPHPGAPHPPQVMLLHPPQSHGGPPQGAVPQSGVPALSASTPSPYPYIGHPQEVLKLEGN is encoded by the exons ATGCTGAAGCCTCAGCCgccacaacagacctcccagccccagcagCCGCCCCCCACGCAACAGGCCGTGGCCCGCCGGCCTCCCGGGGGCACCAGCCCTCCCAACGGCGGCCTCCCGGGGCCCCTGGCCTCCACCTCGGCTCCCCCAGGGCCTCCCGCCGCTGCTTCCCCCTGCTTGGGGCCTGCAGCCGCTGCCGGGAGCGGGCTCCGCCGGGGAGCTGAGAGCATCttggcgccgccgccgccgcagcagcAACATCAGGAGAGGCCAGGGGCAGCGGCCATCGGCAGCGCCAG GGGACAAAGCACAGGAAAGGGACCCCCACAGTCACCG GTGTTTGAGGGTGTCTACAACAATTCCAGGATGCTGCATTTCCTTACAGCTGTTGTG GGCTCCACTTGTGATGTAAAGGTAAAGAATGGTACCACCTATGAAGGTATCTTCAAGACCCTGAGCTCAAAG TTTGAACTGGCAGTAGACGCTGTGCACCGGAAAGCATCGGAGCCAGCAGGTGGTCCTCGTCGGGAAGACATTGTGGACACCATGGTGTTTAAGCCAAGTGATGTCATGCTTGTCCACTTCCGAAATGTTGACTTCAATTATGCTACTAAAG ACAAGTTCACTGATTCAGCCATTGCCATGAACTCGAAGGTGAATGGGGAGCACAAGGAGAAGGTGCTTCAGCGCTGGGAGGGGGGCGACAGCAACAGCGATGACTACGACCTGGAGTCTGACATG TCCAATGGATGGGACCCCAATGAAATGTTCAAGTTCAATGAGGAGAATTACGGCATAAAGACCACCTATGACAGCAGTCTCTCTTCTTACAC GGTGCCCTTAGAGAAGGACAACTCGGAAGAATTTCGTCAGCGGGAGCTGCGTGCAGCCCAGTTGGCTCGAGAGATTGAATCGAGCCCCCAGTACCGCCTGCGGATCGCCATGGAGAATGATGACGGGCGCACCGAGGAGGAGAAGCACAGTGCAGTTCAGCGACAGGGTTCAGGGCGAGAGAGCCCCAGCTTGGCATCTAG GGAGGGAAAGTATATCCCTCTACCCCAACGAGTTCGGGAAGGTCCCCGGGGAGGAGTTCGATGCAGTAGTTCTCGGGGTGGCCGGCCTGGCCTTAGCTCTTTGCCACCTCGTGGCCCTCACCATCTTGACAATAGCAGCCCTGGCCCAGGTTCTGAGACACGCGGTATCAATGGAG gcccTTCCCGCATGTCCCCTAAGGCACAGCGGCCTCTGAGAGGTGCCAAGACTCTGTCTTCCCCCAGCAGCAGGCCTTCTGGAGAAGCTTCTGTTCCACCTCCTCCTGCAG TAGGCCGGATGTACCCCCCACGCTCTCCCAAGTCAGCTGCCCCCGCCCCAATCTCAGCTTCCTGTCCTGAGCCTCCCATCGGCTCAGCAGTACCGACCTCTTCAGCTTCCATCCCCGTGACATCATCAGTTGGGGATCCTGGAGTAGGCTCCATTTCCCCAGCTTCTCCAAAGATCTCACTGGCACCCACAGATG TAAAAGAACTCCCAGCCAAGGAACCTGGGAGAACGCTGGAGTCCCAGGAGCTGTCCCGGATAGCAGGGAAag TCCCTGGCCTTCAGAACGAGCAGAAACGCTTTCAACTGGAAGAACTGAGAAAATTTGGGGCCCAGTTTAAG CTTCAGCCCAGTAGCTCCCCTGAGACCAGCCTGGATCCTTTTCCTCCCCGGATCCTAAAGGAGGAGGccaaagggaaggagaaggaggttgATGGTCTTTTGGCTTCAGAGCCCATGGGGTCCCCTGTTTCCTCCAAGACAGAATCCATATCGGATAAGGAGGACAAACCACCCCTGCCACCAGCAGGAGGCGCCGAAGGGCCGGATCAGCCCCCACCGCCTTGCCCAAGCCAAACCAGTAGCCCCCCAGTGGGCCTTATCAAGGGAGATGACAAGGATGAGGGCCCTGTTGCTGA aCAAGTGAAGAAGTCAACATTGAACCCTAATGCCAAGGAGTTCAATCCCACTAAGCCGCTGCTGTCTGTG AATAAATCCACCAGTACTCCAACTTCTCCTGGGCCCCGGACTCATTCAACTCCCTCCATCCCGGTGCTGACAGCAGGCCAGAGTGGGCTATATAGCCCCCAGTACATTTCCTACATACCTCAGATCCACATGGGACCAGCTGTTCAG GCACCTCAGATGTATCCATATCCTGTGTCCAACTCAGTGCCTGGACAGCAGGGCAAGTACCGGGGAGCAAAAG GCTCCCTGCCCCCCCAGCGCTCGGACCAACACCAGCCAGCCTCAGCCCCTCCGATGATGCAGGCCGCCGCCGCTGCTGGCCCCCCTCTGGTGGCTGCCACACCTTATTCTTCCTACATCCCCTACAATCCACAGCAGTTCCCAGGCCAGCCCGCCATGATGCAGCCCATGGCCCACTACCCCTCGCAG CCGGTGTTTGCCCCCATGCTTCAAAGCAACCCACGCATGCTGACGTCGGGGAGCCATCCCCAGGCCATTGTGTCGTCCTCCACCCCTCAGTACCCTTCTGCAGAGCAGCCCACCCCCCAAGCCCTTTATG CCACTGTTCACCAGTCCTATCCACACCATGCCACGCAGCTCCATGCCCACCAGCCGCAGCCGGCCACCACGCCTACTGGGAGCCAGCCGCAGTCCCAGCATGCAGCCCCCAGTCCCGTCCAG CACCAGGCGGGGCAGGCCCCACACCTGGGCAGTGGACAGCCACAGCAGAACCTGTACCACCCAGGGGCCCTGACAGGCACGCCGCCTTCTCTGCCGCCGGGACCTTCTGCGCAGTCCCCTCAGAGCAGCTTCCCCCAGCCAGCCGCTGTGTATGCTATCCATGCCCACCAGCAGCTGCCCCACGGCTTCACCAACATGGCCCATGTTACCCAG GCCCATGTCCAAACTGGAATCACAGCAGCCCCGCCCCCTCACCCTGGGGCTCCCCACCcgccccaggtgatgctgctgcacCCACCCCAGAGCCATGGGGGCCCCCCCCAAGGCGCGGTGCCCCAGAGTGGGGTGCCTGCACTCTCAGCTTCCACACCCTCACCCTATCCCTACATCGGACACCCCCAAG AAGTCTTGAAGTTGGAAGGGAACTAA
- the ATXN2L gene encoding ataxin-2-like protein isoform X5 — translation MLKPQPPQQTSQPQQPPPTQQAVARRPPGGTSPPNGGLPGPLASTSAPPGPPAAASPCLGPAAAAGSGLRRGAESILAPPPPQQQHQERPGAAAIGSARGQSTGKGPPQSPVFEGVYNNSRMLHFLTAVVGSTCDVKVKNGTTYEGIFKTLSSKFELAVDAVHRKASEPAGGPRREDIVDTMVFKPSDVMLVHFRNVDFNYATKDKFTDSAIAMNSKVNGEHKEKVLQRWEGGDSNSDDYDLESDMSNGWDPNEMFKFNEENYGIKTTYDSSLSSYTVPLEKDNSEEFRQRELRAAQLAREIESSPQYRLRIAMENDDGRTEEEKHSAVQRQGSGRESPSLASREGKYIPLPQRVREGPRGGVRCSSSRGGRPGLSSLPPRGPHHLDNSSPGPGSETRGINGGPSRMSPKAQRPLRGAKTLSSPSSRPSGEASVPPPPAVGRMYPPRSPKSAAPAPISASCPEPPIGSAVPTSSASIPVTSSVGDPGVGSISPASPKISLAPTDVKELPAKEPGRTLESQELSRIAGKVPGLQNEQKRFQLEELRKFGAQFKLQPSSSPETSLDPFPPRILKEEAKGKEKEVDGLLASEPMGSPVSSKTESISDKEDKPPLPPAGGAEGPDQPPPPCPSQTSSPPVGLIKGDDKDEGPVAEQVKKSTLNPNAKEFNPTKPLLSVNKSTSTPTSPGPRTHSTPSIPVLTAGQSGLYSPQYISYIPQIHMGPAVQAPQMYPYPVSNSVPGQQGKYRGAKGSLPPQRSDQHQPASAPPMMQAAAAAGPPLVAATPYSSYIPYNPQQFPGQPAMMQPMAHYPSQPVFAPMLQSNPRMLTSGSHPQAIVSSSTPQYPSAEQPTPQALYATVHQSYPHHATQLHAHQPQPATTPTGSQPQSQHAAPSPVQHQAGQAPHLGSGQPQQNLYHPGALTGTPPSLPPGPSAQSPQSSFPQPAAVYAIHAHQQLPHGFTNMAHVTQAHVQTGITAAPPPHPGAPHPPQVMLLHPPQSHGGPPQGAVPQSGVPALSASTPSPYPYIGHPQGEQPGQAPGFPGGADDRIPPLPPPGELKIVLAAT, via the exons ATGCTGAAGCCTCAGCCgccacaacagacctcccagccccagcagCCGCCCCCCACGCAACAGGCCGTGGCCCGCCGGCCTCCCGGGGGCACCAGCCCTCCCAACGGCGGCCTCCCGGGGCCCCTGGCCTCCACCTCGGCTCCCCCAGGGCCTCCCGCCGCTGCTTCCCCCTGCTTGGGGCCTGCAGCCGCTGCCGGGAGCGGGCTCCGCCGGGGAGCTGAGAGCATCttggcgccgccgccgccgcagcagcAACATCAGGAGAGGCCAGGGGCAGCGGCCATCGGCAGCGCCAG GGGACAAAGCACAGGAAAGGGACCCCCACAGTCACCG GTGTTTGAGGGTGTCTACAACAATTCCAGGATGCTGCATTTCCTTACAGCTGTTGTG GGCTCCACTTGTGATGTAAAGGTAAAGAATGGTACCACCTATGAAGGTATCTTCAAGACCCTGAGCTCAAAG TTTGAACTGGCAGTAGACGCTGTGCACCGGAAAGCATCGGAGCCAGCAGGTGGTCCTCGTCGGGAAGACATTGTGGACACCATGGTGTTTAAGCCAAGTGATGTCATGCTTGTCCACTTCCGAAATGTTGACTTCAATTATGCTACTAAAG ACAAGTTCACTGATTCAGCCATTGCCATGAACTCGAAGGTGAATGGGGAGCACAAGGAGAAGGTGCTTCAGCGCTGGGAGGGGGGCGACAGCAACAGCGATGACTACGACCTGGAGTCTGACATG TCCAATGGATGGGACCCCAATGAAATGTTCAAGTTCAATGAGGAGAATTACGGCATAAAGACCACCTATGACAGCAGTCTCTCTTCTTACAC GGTGCCCTTAGAGAAGGACAACTCGGAAGAATTTCGTCAGCGGGAGCTGCGTGCAGCCCAGTTGGCTCGAGAGATTGAATCGAGCCCCCAGTACCGCCTGCGGATCGCCATGGAGAATGATGACGGGCGCACCGAGGAGGAGAAGCACAGTGCAGTTCAGCGACAGGGTTCAGGGCGAGAGAGCCCCAGCTTGGCATCTAG GGAGGGAAAGTATATCCCTCTACCCCAACGAGTTCGGGAAGGTCCCCGGGGAGGAGTTCGATGCAGTAGTTCTCGGGGTGGCCGGCCTGGCCTTAGCTCTTTGCCACCTCGTGGCCCTCACCATCTTGACAATAGCAGCCCTGGCCCAGGTTCTGAGACACGCGGTATCAATGGAG gcccTTCCCGCATGTCCCCTAAGGCACAGCGGCCTCTGAGAGGTGCCAAGACTCTGTCTTCCCCCAGCAGCAGGCCTTCTGGAGAAGCTTCTGTTCCACCTCCTCCTGCAG TAGGCCGGATGTACCCCCCACGCTCTCCCAAGTCAGCTGCCCCCGCCCCAATCTCAGCTTCCTGTCCTGAGCCTCCCATCGGCTCAGCAGTACCGACCTCTTCAGCTTCCATCCCCGTGACATCATCAGTTGGGGATCCTGGAGTAGGCTCCATTTCCCCAGCTTCTCCAAAGATCTCACTGGCACCCACAGATG TAAAAGAACTCCCAGCCAAGGAACCTGGGAGAACGCTGGAGTCCCAGGAGCTGTCCCGGATAGCAGGGAAag TCCCTGGCCTTCAGAACGAGCAGAAACGCTTTCAACTGGAAGAACTGAGAAAATTTGGGGCCCAGTTTAAG CTTCAGCCCAGTAGCTCCCCTGAGACCAGCCTGGATCCTTTTCCTCCCCGGATCCTAAAGGAGGAGGccaaagggaaggagaaggaggttgATGGTCTTTTGGCTTCAGAGCCCATGGGGTCCCCTGTTTCCTCCAAGACAGAATCCATATCGGATAAGGAGGACAAACCACCCCTGCCACCAGCAGGAGGCGCCGAAGGGCCGGATCAGCCCCCACCGCCTTGCCCAAGCCAAACCAGTAGCCCCCCAGTGGGCCTTATCAAGGGAGATGACAAGGATGAGGGCCCTGTTGCTGA aCAAGTGAAGAAGTCAACATTGAACCCTAATGCCAAGGAGTTCAATCCCACTAAGCCGCTGCTGTCTGTG AATAAATCCACCAGTACTCCAACTTCTCCTGGGCCCCGGACTCATTCAACTCCCTCCATCCCGGTGCTGACAGCAGGCCAGAGTGGGCTATATAGCCCCCAGTACATTTCCTACATACCTCAGATCCACATGGGACCAGCTGTTCAG GCACCTCAGATGTATCCATATCCTGTGTCCAACTCAGTGCCTGGACAGCAGGGCAAGTACCGGGGAGCAAAAG GCTCCCTGCCCCCCCAGCGCTCGGACCAACACCAGCCAGCCTCAGCCCCTCCGATGATGCAGGCCGCCGCCGCTGCTGGCCCCCCTCTGGTGGCTGCCACACCTTATTCTTCCTACATCCCCTACAATCCACAGCAGTTCCCAGGCCAGCCCGCCATGATGCAGCCCATGGCCCACTACCCCTCGCAG CCGGTGTTTGCCCCCATGCTTCAAAGCAACCCACGCATGCTGACGTCGGGGAGCCATCCCCAGGCCATTGTGTCGTCCTCCACCCCTCAGTACCCTTCTGCAGAGCAGCCCACCCCCCAAGCCCTTTATG CCACTGTTCACCAGTCCTATCCACACCATGCCACGCAGCTCCATGCCCACCAGCCGCAGCCGGCCACCACGCCTACTGGGAGCCAGCCGCAGTCCCAGCATGCAGCCCCCAGTCCCGTCCAG CACCAGGCGGGGCAGGCCCCACACCTGGGCAGTGGACAGCCACAGCAGAACCTGTACCACCCAGGGGCCCTGACAGGCACGCCGCCTTCTCTGCCGCCGGGACCTTCTGCGCAGTCCCCTCAGAGCAGCTTCCCCCAGCCAGCCGCTGTGTATGCTATCCATGCCCACCAGCAGCTGCCCCACGGCTTCACCAACATGGCCCATGTTACCCAG GCCCATGTCCAAACTGGAATCACAGCAGCCCCGCCCCCTCACCCTGGGGCTCCCCACCcgccccaggtgatgctgctgcacCCACCCCAGAGCCATGGGGGCCCCCCCCAAGGCGCGGTGCCCCAGAGTGGGGTGCCTGCACTCTCAGCTTCCACACCCTCACCCTATCCCTACATCGGACACCCCCAAGGTGAGCAGCCTGGCCAGGCGCCTGGATTTCCAGGAGGAGCCGATGACAGGATTC CTCCCCTTCCACCCCCCGGGGAACTGAAGATTGTCCTGGCCGCGACCTGA
- the ATXN2L gene encoding ataxin-2-like protein isoform X16 codes for MLKPQPPQQTSQPQQPPPTQQAVARRPPGGTSPPNGGLPGPLASTSAPPGPPAAASPCLGPAAAAGSGLRRGAESILAPPPPQQQHQERPGAAAIGSARGQSTGKGPPQSPVFEGVYNNSRMLHFLTAVVGSTCDVKVKNGTTYEGIFKTLSSKFELAVDAVHRKASEPAGGPRREDIVDTMVFKPSDVMLVHFRNVDFNYATKDKFTDSAIAMNSKVNGEHKEKVLQRWEGGDSNSDDYDLESDMSNGWDPNEMFKFNEENYGIKTTYDSSLSSYTVPLEKDNSEEFRQRELRAAQLAREIESSPQYRLRIAMENDDGRTEEEKHSAVQRQGSGRESPSLASREGKYIPLPQRVREGPRGGVRCSSSRGGRPGLSSLPPRGPHHLDNSSPGPGSETRGINGGPSRMSPKAQRPLRGAKTLSSPSSRPSGEASVPPPPAVGRMYPPRSPKSAAPAPISASCPEPPIGSAVPTSSASIPVTSSVGDPGVGSISPASPKISLAPTDVKELPAKEPGRTLESQELSRIAGKVPGLQNEQKRFQLEELRKFGAQFKLQPSSSPETSLDPFPPRILKEEAKGKEKEVDGLLASEPMGSPVSSKTESISDKEDKPPLPPAGGAEGPDQPPPPCPSQTSSPPVGLIKGDDKDEGPVAEQVKKSTLNPNAKEFNPTKPLLSVNKSTSTPTSPGPRTHSTPSIPVLTAGQSGLYSPQYISYIPQIHMGPAVQAPQMYPYPVSNSVPGQQGKYRGAKGSLPPQRSDQHQPASAPPMMQAAAAAGPPLVAATPYSSYIPYNPQQFPGQPAMMQPMAHYPSQPVFAPMLQSNPRMLTSGSHPQAIVSSSTPQYPSAEQPTPQALYATVHQSYPHHATQLHAHQPQPATTPTGSQPQSQHAAPSPVQHQAGQAPHLGSGQPQQNLYHPGALTGTPPSLPPGPSAQSPQSSFPQPAAVYAIHAHQQLPHGFTNMAHVTQVSSLARRLDFQEEPMTGFLPFHPPGN; via the exons ATGCTGAAGCCTCAGCCgccacaacagacctcccagccccagcagCCGCCCCCCACGCAACAGGCCGTGGCCCGCCGGCCTCCCGGGGGCACCAGCCCTCCCAACGGCGGCCTCCCGGGGCCCCTGGCCTCCACCTCGGCTCCCCCAGGGCCTCCCGCCGCTGCTTCCCCCTGCTTGGGGCCTGCAGCCGCTGCCGGGAGCGGGCTCCGCCGGGGAGCTGAGAGCATCttggcgccgccgccgccgcagcagcAACATCAGGAGAGGCCAGGGGCAGCGGCCATCGGCAGCGCCAG GGGACAAAGCACAGGAAAGGGACCCCCACAGTCACCG GTGTTTGAGGGTGTCTACAACAATTCCAGGATGCTGCATTTCCTTACAGCTGTTGTG GGCTCCACTTGTGATGTAAAGGTAAAGAATGGTACCACCTATGAAGGTATCTTCAAGACCCTGAGCTCAAAG TTTGAACTGGCAGTAGACGCTGTGCACCGGAAAGCATCGGAGCCAGCAGGTGGTCCTCGTCGGGAAGACATTGTGGACACCATGGTGTTTAAGCCAAGTGATGTCATGCTTGTCCACTTCCGAAATGTTGACTTCAATTATGCTACTAAAG ACAAGTTCACTGATTCAGCCATTGCCATGAACTCGAAGGTGAATGGGGAGCACAAGGAGAAGGTGCTTCAGCGCTGGGAGGGGGGCGACAGCAACAGCGATGACTACGACCTGGAGTCTGACATG TCCAATGGATGGGACCCCAATGAAATGTTCAAGTTCAATGAGGAGAATTACGGCATAAAGACCACCTATGACAGCAGTCTCTCTTCTTACAC GGTGCCCTTAGAGAAGGACAACTCGGAAGAATTTCGTCAGCGGGAGCTGCGTGCAGCCCAGTTGGCTCGAGAGATTGAATCGAGCCCCCAGTACCGCCTGCGGATCGCCATGGAGAATGATGACGGGCGCACCGAGGAGGAGAAGCACAGTGCAGTTCAGCGACAGGGTTCAGGGCGAGAGAGCCCCAGCTTGGCATCTAG GGAGGGAAAGTATATCCCTCTACCCCAACGAGTTCGGGAAGGTCCCCGGGGAGGAGTTCGATGCAGTAGTTCTCGGGGTGGCCGGCCTGGCCTTAGCTCTTTGCCACCTCGTGGCCCTCACCATCTTGACAATAGCAGCCCTGGCCCAGGTTCTGAGACACGCGGTATCAATGGAG gcccTTCCCGCATGTCCCCTAAGGCACAGCGGCCTCTGAGAGGTGCCAAGACTCTGTCTTCCCCCAGCAGCAGGCCTTCTGGAGAAGCTTCTGTTCCACCTCCTCCTGCAG TAGGCCGGATGTACCCCCCACGCTCTCCCAAGTCAGCTGCCCCCGCCCCAATCTCAGCTTCCTGTCCTGAGCCTCCCATCGGCTCAGCAGTACCGACCTCTTCAGCTTCCATCCCCGTGACATCATCAGTTGGGGATCCTGGAGTAGGCTCCATTTCCCCAGCTTCTCCAAAGATCTCACTGGCACCCACAGATG TAAAAGAACTCCCAGCCAAGGAACCTGGGAGAACGCTGGAGTCCCAGGAGCTGTCCCGGATAGCAGGGAAag TCCCTGGCCTTCAGAACGAGCAGAAACGCTTTCAACTGGAAGAACTGAGAAAATTTGGGGCCCAGTTTAAG CTTCAGCCCAGTAGCTCCCCTGAGACCAGCCTGGATCCTTTTCCTCCCCGGATCCTAAAGGAGGAGGccaaagggaaggagaaggaggttgATGGTCTTTTGGCTTCAGAGCCCATGGGGTCCCCTGTTTCCTCCAAGACAGAATCCATATCGGATAAGGAGGACAAACCACCCCTGCCACCAGCAGGAGGCGCCGAAGGGCCGGATCAGCCCCCACCGCCTTGCCCAAGCCAAACCAGTAGCCCCCCAGTGGGCCTTATCAAGGGAGATGACAAGGATGAGGGCCCTGTTGCTGA aCAAGTGAAGAAGTCAACATTGAACCCTAATGCCAAGGAGTTCAATCCCACTAAGCCGCTGCTGTCTGTG AATAAATCCACCAGTACTCCAACTTCTCCTGGGCCCCGGACTCATTCAACTCCCTCCATCCCGGTGCTGACAGCAGGCCAGAGTGGGCTATATAGCCCCCAGTACATTTCCTACATACCTCAGATCCACATGGGACCAGCTGTTCAG GCACCTCAGATGTATCCATATCCTGTGTCCAACTCAGTGCCTGGACAGCAGGGCAAGTACCGGGGAGCAAAAG GCTCCCTGCCCCCCCAGCGCTCGGACCAACACCAGCCAGCCTCAGCCCCTCCGATGATGCAGGCCGCCGCCGCTGCTGGCCCCCCTCTGGTGGCTGCCACACCTTATTCTTCCTACATCCCCTACAATCCACAGCAGTTCCCAGGCCAGCCCGCCATGATGCAGCCCATGGCCCACTACCCCTCGCAG CCGGTGTTTGCCCCCATGCTTCAAAGCAACCCACGCATGCTGACGTCGGGGAGCCATCCCCAGGCCATTGTGTCGTCCTCCACCCCTCAGTACCCTTCTGCAGAGCAGCCCACCCCCCAAGCCCTTTATG CCACTGTTCACCAGTCCTATCCACACCATGCCACGCAGCTCCATGCCCACCAGCCGCAGCCGGCCACCACGCCTACTGGGAGCCAGCCGCAGTCCCAGCATGCAGCCCCCAGTCCCGTCCAG CACCAGGCGGGGCAGGCCCCACACCTGGGCAGTGGACAGCCACAGCAGAACCTGTACCACCCAGGGGCCCTGACAGGCACGCCGCCTTCTCTGCCGCCGGGACCTTCTGCGCAGTCCCCTCAGAGCAGCTTCCCCCAGCCAGCCGCTGTGTATGCTATCCATGCCCACCAGCAGCTGCCCCACGGCTTCACCAACATGGCCCATGTTACCCAG GTGAGCAGCCTGGCCAGGCGCCTGGATTTCCAGGAGGAGCCGATGACAGGATTC CTCCCCTTCCACCCCCCGGGGAACTGA